TTTTGATATATTCCTCTTTATCTTCCCAAGAACATATTCCAACAGAAAAAGAAGAGTGGGTAGTTTGGGATGCGAAAAAGAAGGACGAAAAATTCCAAAAATCTCTAGCTTGTGGGACGCGTTGTATCGAAGAAGATGATATCCCGCAGCTCGCAGCGGCTAGCACCGGACCACCGGAAAAGATCACGGTCCCGGGCATCATGGCTCGCCTTAACTCCGAGATCCGACAAAAAAAGGGCGAAAACAAACCGGTTTCCGCGCTCGAGAAACATGAAAAATTTGACaacccacacacacccacacaaaaTATCCTAATGCCAGGAGGCCAATGATCTAGAACCCCAAACAATGGAGTTTACAGTAACATACACATATATCATGCATTATCCAGCAGGAAAAAGTGTATGATTCTGAGGGTGGAACATATCACCTCAGGCTTTCAGGCTCACCCTCCCAAGGTGTGATCTGGTTCAGGCATTTCCTGCCCCCCATTGACAGGCCTTATCCTTCCCCAGGCCAATGGAGGACACAGATTCCCATCCCCTCTTATTAGGTGGTGAGTGTGACCAGCTGTGTGCAGTTATAGTGAGAGGGATGCAAAGTTTGTAATCTAGCATAACATGTTATGTGGCTCTATCTGGTGACCACATGGTGCCCAACTGTCAAACCAAGGAGGGTTTTCAGCAAATAATTCGGTTTCTAGCTTACTTCCAGCTTGCCATTTAGAGGAGACTTTAGTCCTAGGCGTATATTTCCGGGGTTATTATGCTATGGACTTCGGTCGGGGATGGCTGCAAAAAATATGATAAATTTCCCGTAACACGGTTGAAATTGATTTTCGCCGCAGGTTCAGAGCACGTGTCAGGATTGATATATTCAGGTCCATTTCATAGGAGTAATATAATATTCATGTCAAATTCAACCTACTCCTATATGACTAGACTACACCAGATGGACACCAAGTCATGGTGATCTACTTAATAATACTTAAAAAAAATGGGGAGATACTAAGAAGGGTATTCACATTCAGAAAGTCTCTCTTATGATTAGATAATTTACCGAATTCGCAGTCCAAATTGATTTTTACTACAGGTTTTAAGGCACGTGTCACGAGACTGATCCAGGTCCATTTCATGATAATTCTATACTTACTTTTCATGTCAAGATCTACTTACTCCTGCATGACTAGACTACAAAAGTATAGGTGTGTTGCTTGTAGTCTCTAGATGATGGACACCAAGTCAAGGGTAATCTACCTAAACAAAAGCAAAATGAGGAGGCATCAAGAAGGGTGATCACATTTACACACTGTGTACAACAGATAAATTATAGTAAGCACTAGGAGAGGCGTGGACGTCTGGATCTTAAACCACCTCTTCATGCCTATCTGTCTTGCCTCCAAAGTATGTGGTCATTTTCAGTATCCAGAAAAGAGGTGCAGATATCCAATGGAGCTGGTGGCAGACCAACCTTTATTCTCTCTCTCTGGGAGAGATGCACACATGTCCTAAAATTACGGTCATCCGAAGTCTCTCTTATGATTAGACAAAAGGTTTTACAGAACTACCAGGAATCAGTTTCTAGTCACTTCCGTACTTTGCAATTTGCAAAATAGGTTCCATATCATGCTATCAAACTACTAGGGTGCACCAAGAACCAACCAAGGTGAGGCGCAATCATGCCCTGCGAGTGAGACACGTCATCTTCCCGAACTAAAAATAATAGCTTCTGGAATGCATCATCATAACAGACTGAAGTTTTCAAAAAGGAAAAGAGAATGACAGATCCATAACATATTGACAAGGTTGGATGTGGACTCTACTTTGTCTGACTGACCACACAGCTAGTATCATCCATAAATGAAGAGGGTCAAATTCGTACCCACGAAATGTTATCAGGAAACCGAGTCCTACATAGCCCTGGAGAAGAGTTCAACCTCATGCCTGCCATAGTATCAGTTAACGTATCTGCTTTTCTTTTCATATTCTGGCGGTGTTTGTGATCAACCAAAGGTCAGCATCAGGAATATCTCTGCCGTTAGTCAATGACTCACCAAGGCATTCATTCAATATTCAAATGGTTAACAAGTTGACACACTGTACTCGACGTGAGCTATAAATCAAATATTTCATGACTAGTTCAGCCAGGTGTTTCAGACGGTTCTCCATTACAAACCTATTACATCTTAGAATACAGTAGAATACATTAAAAGTGGGCAAAAGAGTTTCCACCTTATCCCAGCCTCCCATGACTCGAGTGTGAAGCAGTTTGGCAAGGATGTTTGTCGCATCATAAACTTAAGCGACGTATTGTCCACATGTTCTACATCTAGCTGTTTGCTCTGGCTAGCAAGCCAGAAAAGGATGGAACAGGTGAGTTCCTCATTTGCTCTTGAGCTTGCTTTATCTCCTCGGGATCTTCAAGAATAAAACAGACGGGATGTGAGGAAGGTATACGAGTGAAATCAACAGAAAATCATTGCCAGGAAGTATCGTTGAAGCATATATATTACAGATATtaataaactactccctccattccaaattactcgtcatagaaatggatgtatctagaactaaaatacatatagatacatccatatctgcgacaagtaattcggaacggagggagtagataacatCTCTTAGTTTCTGTCAGTATGTATTTTGCATAAAGTAAAACTGATTAGAGAAACAAACAGCTATGATTGTAAGTGTCACTGCTACAAAACCATATATAGTATTAAAACAAAACAAACAGCCTGACACAAAAAGTATTTAGCAGCAAGCAATGTACTGTAGATAGATCAGCTGAAAAGGCAGGTACCGTGTAGTGCACATATATTATAACAACATAGATTCAGACACACTAAATACAAATCAGCACAGGTTACTTCTTTCTATTTTGAAAACATTATTACCAAACATGTCATTTAATGTTGCTATTAACTCTGAATGGGCTCAAACTATAACAAATGGAACATGCACAGCAAAGTTGAATTTTATATCTTGGCTTGTACGTTTATAACAGTTATATGTGGTGTATAGAACTCATTAAGCATGGGCCTTGATCTGCTAAGCTTCTACTTGCTTAATATACAAACATGAAGCTTCTAGTTTTTTCTTGGATGTAAAAGGTTTGAAATGTGTTTATTGCCACTTACCTATGTTCTCCATCATCTTGGGCATAACGACGACCATTAGGACCATAAAACCGACCATCATACCCATGGGGCTCTTCAAAAGGGACAAAATGTTGAAAGGCTCCCTCGGCTGGGGAAAATAGATAGACACATAGGTTGGTTAAGAAAGGATTTAATAACAGCAAGCAGCGAGGAAATAGGTTAACAAAAAACTATAGCATTAGACACCTCATAGTATTGCTCTTCTTTCAGAGGTTCCAAAACAAGCTCATTTAGAACTCTTCTGTTTTCAGTCAATGCTGCTTGAATGTGCCCTGGATTCCTGGCACTGATGTCCACTCGAACCTATCACACAACAGAATAGAGAATCAACTGTTTAGTGCCCATTCTGCTCATATTACAATGAAATTTTCTAATGAATACTCACTGGTGAAAAGAAGTAGCCAAGTGAGGAGACTTCTATCAAATGTGTCCCAGCAGGCACGTTGTGGCTTAAGGATATTAGGTCAAGGGGTAACAATAAGCACAGGAAGATCTGCTAACATTGCACATGAGCTGCCAACAGTGAAACATTTATACAAACACAATAAACTATAATTAGACACATAATGACATCAACAAATTCTTCACATATCACTCTCGCAAGATTCTCTTGTatctttttttcaaaaagaaaagtatTCTTAGAAAAATGGACAATTTTAAAACAATGATGCATGAAAGAACAGACTAAATTGATTAAATTAAAATAAAAGTAATTTACCCCTCATAAGAGAAGTCGAAGTAGTTTGGAAGGGCATGGTATAACATGTTTTTCGTAGGATACAAGGCAAAGTAGCCGTCTGGCCTGGCGAATGTAACTTTCTGACCACCATTAAGTATCACTTTCGTGTTTGATGTCTTGGCTGGAAGACCAAAGCCCCTTGCAGCTATAAGCACAACAGATAAAAACAACATCAGGTGGACCTCACGGGAGAACATTAGTATGTATCGGCTCCACAAACATTGAGAACTTATAATCTCTAAGTGCACGTAAAAAGCAAGATGCATGACAAGATCTGGCTGAAATCCTAATCAATTATCCAAATGCAAGGAAACCAACATAGTAACCCGCCTTAGCAATTTACAATGAGCTGAAATAACACGGCGCCAAAATCCGATGGTTATACACATGCCAAGAATGCTCTTAGTAAGACAATACTTCCAAAGAAACGCCATGCAGCATTCATTCCTTTGTGCGCTTTCAAATACCCCAAATCCTGGCCAAGAAGCATTGGCTTTGAACACTTGCGGCAGCACGTTTATCAACAGACATGTATTCTAGCAGACAGGCATTTTGATGTGCCTGTGTGGATCTGGACAATTCGTCAATTCCCCTCTCTCTAAGACCAGCTACTGAATAAACATGTTCCTACATCTGTCGATTGGTTTTGATACTCAGAACAAAAGGATGCAGCACATAAACAAACAGTAGCCACAGCGCAGCTCCAACGCGGCTCAGATTTCAAAGATGAAGTTGGATAAAATCAGCTACTGTGATGTGCCTGTAGCATGCTGCCTAAGCAACGGCGGTGCATGGTGGTGTAGCAGAGAGATCAGTAGCATCGACACGCTTGGCCCTACTTAGATCACGCGCCCATCCATGTACAGGCCCCAGAGACAATTCCACCAAATTGGCCAGGTTCGAGCCGAGCACGAAGCTGGATCCCGCCCGCCTACCCACGCACGCACAAGTTACCAGATGCATCTAATTCGAACCATGGGGGCGAGGGCACTGACCGTCGATCTTGATGCGGCCGGCGATGGTGTATCCCTCGACGGATCTGCATCCACAGGGCGAGGCGAGAGAGGGGGTCAGCTACAGCCTCCTGCCGATCGGATCGGAGAGGAGAGGAAAAACGGGCGGGAACGAGGGGGGCCTACCCGGGCTGGTCCGCGGCCGCGGGGCCGAGGCACGCCGCGAGGAcggcggcgaggacgaggagggCGCGGAGGGGGCTCATCGTCGCCGCGGCcggggtcgtcgtcgtcgtcgtcgcgcgaGCACGGGAGCTTCGCTTTCTCTTCTCTCCTCCGTCTGCTGTGCCGTCCGTCTGCTCTCGGCCGTGGGCTTCTGAGGAAGGAGCCGCCCACTTCGATCGGGCCTGGACTCATCGGCCTTCATTCGAGCCGGCCCGCTCTCTCCCGAGCTCCCGGCCCACCACAGAATCTACTACGCGGGTCAGGCCATCAGATGGGGCCCACCACCAACGGGTCCAACAGCTCAAGAGGTGCCACCGAGCCCATCTTCAAAACAGGAGCAGAAAAGAAACAAACCAAGCTTGACTACTAATGAGAAGAACAACGGAAAGAACATGGTTGCAAACAAACACTCTGATGCGCGTTTGGCGGGCTCCCTAGGGGTGTCCCGCCCAGTGCAATGAGTCTCTTATGTTGGA
The sequence above is drawn from the Triticum aestivum cultivar Chinese Spring chromosome 7A, IWGSC CS RefSeq v2.1, whole genome shotgun sequence genome and encodes:
- the LOC123149540 gene encoding ER membrane protein complex subunit 7 homolog — translated: MSPLRALLVLAAVLAACLGPAAADQPGSVEGYTIAGRIKIDAARGFGLPAKTSNTKVILNGGQKVTFARPDGYFAFHNVPAGTHLIEVSSLGYFFSPVRVDISARNPGHIQAALTENRRVLNELVLEPLKEEQYYEPREPFNILSLLKSPMGMMVGFMVLMVVVMPKMMENIDPEEIKQAQEQMRNSPVPSFSGLLARANS